In Pedobacter sp. WC2423, the following are encoded in one genomic region:
- a CDS encoding rhomboid family intramembrane serine protease, with protein MIQEYLINTPVASLIFIFTLVTSIYAFNDSSLYGKFMLHPYSVYRRSNVYTLLTSGLIHGSWMHLAFNMFTFYFFAFSLEATVGSLRFGLIYFIGLILSDIPSVIKHKDDYHYHSLGASGAISAVLFSYILFYPLNTLMIFPLPVPIWAALFGVLYLVYSYYMSKSSRDHINHDAHLFGAITGIIITILVVPGIVPHFIETITARFGG; from the coding sequence ATGATACAAGAATATCTGATCAACACCCCCGTCGCTTCTCTGATTTTCATTTTTACGCTGGTAACGAGTATATATGCTTTTAATGACAGTTCTCTGTATGGAAAGTTTATGCTTCATCCTTACAGTGTGTACCGCAGAAGCAATGTTTACACGCTTTTAACCAGCGGCCTGATACACGGAAGCTGGATGCACCTGGCATTTAACATGTTTACTTTCTATTTTTTCGCTTTCTCATTGGAAGCTACGGTAGGAAGTCTGAGGTTTGGCCTGATCTATTTTATTGGTTTGATTTTAAGTGATATTCCTTCAGTGATCAAACATAAAGATGATTATCATTACCATAGCCTGGGCGCATCCGGAGCAATTTCAGCAGTATTATTCAGTTATATACTGTTCTATCCACTAAATACTTTAATGATATTTCCATTACCAGTACCTATCTGGGCGGCATTATTTGGTGTATTATATTTAGTTTACTCTTATTATATGTCAAAAAGTTCCAGAGATCATATTAATCATGATGCGCATTTATTCGGCGCAATTACTGGTATCATCATTACGATATTAGTTGTGCCAGGCATTGTCCCTCATTTTATTGAAACAATTACTGCCCGTTTCGGAGGTTAA